From Coffea arabica cultivar ET-39 chromosome 9c, Coffea Arabica ET-39 HiFi, whole genome shotgun sequence, one genomic window encodes:
- the LOC140014219 gene encoding uncharacterized protein encodes MEIMFTPFRGSGGNPKFMRLYCCLDPLKKGFKNGRRPIIGLDGCHLKGVYRGQLLTAIAADPNNGWWPITWAVVEREAIEQWTWFLKYLSEDLEIENQCHYTFISDQQKGLDRALSEVLPGCEHRYCVQHMYRNFKKKHPGLALKDRIWNIACCTTVKMYDKAMEELQTFDKDAYEWVKKAPHPRHWCKAYFPTHVKSDMIVNNLCESFNAHIKDARDQPIITMLEIIREYFMERIQRRCAAMEKCKGSTGPLINEIVQTRVKHSSRWMPIWNALHGYQVKGPRGAQFAVDMQKKYCTCRLWEVSGIPCCHTIAAIFMREEDPYSYLDRFYSRGLFFQIYENVL; translated from the exons ATGGAAATAATGTTTACTCCATTTAGAGGATCAGGGGGTAATCCTAAATTCATGAGGTTATACTGCTGTTTAGACCCATTGAAGAAGGGATTCAAGAATGGCCGTAGGCCAATAATAGGCCTAGATGGTTGCCATCTAAAGGGGGTTTATAGAGGACAGTTACTAACTGCCATTGCTGCAGACCCGAATAATGGATGGTGGCCTATTACCTGGGCTGTTGTGGAGAGAGAAGCAATTGAGCAGTGGACTTGGTTTCTCAAATATTTAAGTGAGGACTTGGAAATCGAAAATCAGTGCCACTATACCTTTATATCAGATCAGCAAAAG GGGCTAGACAGGGCACTTAGTGAAGTTCTGCCTGGATGTGAGCACAg GTACTGTGTCCAACATATGTATcgcaatttcaaaaaaaaacatCCTGGTTTGGCTCTTAAAGACAGGATATGGAACATAGCATGTTGCACAACAGTGAAAATGTACGACAAAGCTATGGAAGAACTTCAAACTTTTGATAAGGATGCATATGAATGGGTCAAAAAAGCTCCTCATCCTCGACATTGGTGCAAAGCATATTTTCCAACTCACGTCAAGAGTGATATGATAGTGAATAACCTATGCGAGTCCTTCAATGCCCACATTAAAGATGCAAGGGACCAACCTATCATCACAATGTTGGAAATTATAAGGGAATATTTTATGGAGAGGATCCAAAGAAGATGCGCTGCAATGGAGAAATGCAAGGGCTCCACTGGACCTTTAATTAATGAGATTGTTCAGACTAGAGTCAAGCATTCAAGTCGGTGGATGCCCATTTGGAATGCACTGCATGGCTATCAAGTCAAAGGTCCAAGAGGGGCCCAATTTGCAGTagatatgcaaaaaaaatattgtactTGCAGATTATGGGAGGTTAGTGGAATTCCCTGCTGTCATACAATTGCTGCTATCTTCATGCGAGAAGAGGATCCTTACTCTTATCTAGATCGTTTTTATAGCAGAGGCCTCTTCTTCCAGATTTATGAGAATGTTTTGTAG